One part of the Terrimicrobium sacchariphilum genome encodes these proteins:
- a CDS encoding cryptochrome/photolyase family protein — protein sequence MKRTLHWFRRDLRLHDNTALRQAVDSAEEVIPVYVISEWKGEHRWTGPNRQEFLCQSLAELAERIEQAGGRLIFRQGNAVRELALLVKETKAEAVYFNRDPDPFGREVEEELVRVGAAQGFEVRACKDACLHERDEVLTGSSEPYRVFTPYSRAWAKLPKDKPVARVSKLRTPGGIRSESVPTLETWRIALDAQVIAGGEDAARKRMAALVASGLASYGAVRDRLDLSGTSRLSQDLRYGLISIRELFGRCREKMETLPATQRDNAAKYVGELIWREFYQQILWHYPEVLEDSFNPKFRGMRWKSDPAAFDRWCAGETGFPVVDAAMRQLAQTGFMHNRARMITAMFLTKDLHIDWREGEAYFMRQLTDGEIASNNGGWQWSAGTGADAAPYFRIQNPWTQSARFDPDAAYIKQWVPELRDLPAEKLHVAPASGLPIALGYPAPMIDHATEREWTLQMFAKHQGATALR from the coding sequence ATGAAGCGAACTCTCCACTGGTTTCGGCGCGATCTGCGCCTGCACGACAATACGGCCCTGCGCCAGGCGGTGGATTCGGCAGAAGAGGTGATACCCGTCTATGTCATCTCCGAGTGGAAGGGAGAGCATCGCTGGACGGGGCCGAATCGGCAGGAGTTTCTCTGCCAGTCGCTCGCAGAGTTGGCGGAGCGGATCGAACAAGCGGGCGGGAGGCTGATTTTCCGCCAGGGAAATGCGGTGCGGGAACTCGCTCTGCTTGTGAAGGAGACGAAGGCGGAGGCCGTTTATTTCAACCGTGATCCCGATCCATTTGGCCGGGAGGTGGAAGAGGAACTGGTCCGCGTCGGAGCGGCGCAGGGTTTCGAAGTGAGGGCCTGCAAGGATGCGTGTCTCCACGAGCGGGACGAGGTGCTAACGGGATCTTCGGAGCCGTACCGGGTTTTCACACCATATTCCCGAGCGTGGGCGAAGCTGCCGAAAGACAAGCCTGTTGCGAGAGTGTCAAAGTTGCGAACTCCTGGGGGCATTCGCAGCGAGTCCGTACCCACGCTGGAGACATGGCGTATAGCGCTGGATGCGCAGGTGATTGCGGGAGGTGAGGATGCGGCGCGTAAACGCATGGCGGCCCTTGTCGCTTCCGGTCTTGCATCGTACGGGGCAGTGCGCGACCGGCTCGACCTGTCGGGCACCTCCCGACTCTCGCAGGATCTGCGGTATGGACTGATCTCCATTCGCGAGCTTTTCGGGAGGTGCCGGGAGAAGATGGAGACACTCCCGGCGACGCAGCGGGACAACGCTGCAAAGTATGTCGGCGAATTGATCTGGCGGGAGTTTTACCAGCAAATCCTCTGGCATTATCCGGAAGTGCTGGAGGATTCGTTTAATCCGAAGTTTCGCGGTATGCGTTGGAAAAGCGATCCTGCGGCCTTTGACCGGTGGTGTGCAGGCGAGACAGGGTTTCCCGTGGTGGATGCGGCCATGCGGCAGCTGGCGCAGACGGGCTTCATGCACAATCGTGCCCGCATGATCACGGCGATGTTTCTGACCAAGGACCTGCACATCGACTGGCGCGAGGGGGAGGCGTATTTCATGCGGCAGCTCACGGACGGCGAGATCGCCAGCAACAATGGTGGCTGGCAATGGAGCGCGGGAACAGGAGCAGATGCCGCACCGTATTTCCGCATCCAGAATCCCTGGACGCAGTCAGCACGCTTTGACCCCGATGCGGCCTATATCAAGCAATGGGTGCCCGAACTCCGCGATCTACCTGCTGAGAAGCTGCACGTGGCGCCTGCATCCGGCCTCCCCATCGCGCTCGGCTATCCCGCGCCCATGATCGATCATGCGACGGAGCGGGAGTGGACACTTCAGATGTTTGCGAAGCACCAGGGCGCTACAGCGCTGCGCTGA